From Pseudodesulfovibrio sp. JC047, one genomic window encodes:
- a CDS encoding DMSO/selenate family reductase complex B subunit — translation MIKRPAFYFDMEACTGCKTCMIACMDKNDLPDGVLFRRVTEYAGGEWMKDNNGAYEQNVFAYYLSVSCNHCENPICVRSCPTTAMHKDENGIVSVDHDKCVGCRYCEWGCPYSAPQYNAKKGKMEKCDFCRDYLEQGKPPACVAACPTRALEFGEYEDLVAKHGASQVVAPLPDPSITYPNLIVSANRNAQPAGSHLGTIQNPEEV, via the coding sequence ATGATAAAAAGACCTGCTTTTTATTTTGATATGGAAGCATGTACGGGCTGTAAAACGTGCATGATCGCCTGCATGGACAAGAATGATCTCCCTGATGGCGTCCTTTTCAGACGTGTCACCGAGTATGCCGGCGGCGAGTGGATGAAAGACAATAACGGCGCATATGAACAAAATGTTTTTGCGTACTATCTGTCGGTCTCATGTAATCATTGTGAAAATCCCATTTGTGTCCGTTCGTGTCCCACAACGGCCATGCACAAGGACGAGAACGGAATTGTCAGTGTCGATCATGACAAGTGCGTGGGATGCCGGTATTGCGAGTGGGGATGTCCGTATTCCGCGCCGCAATACAACGCCAAGAAAGGCAAGATGGAAAAATGCGATTTCTGTCGTGACTATCTGGAACAGGGCAAACCTCCGGCGTGCGTGGCGGCGTGTCCCACTCGTGCGCTCGAATTCGGCGAATATGAGGATCTGGTTGCCAAACATGGTGCATCGCAAGTGGTGGCTCCGTTGCCCGATCCGTCAATAACGTATCCCAATCTTATTGTTTCGGCGAATCGCAATGCGCAGCCCGCCGGATCGCATCTTGGGACAATTCAAAACCCGGAGGAGGTGTAA
- a CDS encoding DmsC/YnfH family molybdoenzyme membrane anchor subunit has translation MLFNEWSLVIFTILVQTAIGMLLVSEVARMLSPSLAEKQFSWQLPAISLVTGVSLLCSLGHLGTPMHSVYTILNAGSSWLSREILATGSFFVSVVLLTGVRIKSPKTQANGLALIACLLGLVTVFVMSRVYMLQTVPVWDSVSTMLGFYGTTLVLGAIAGGTLYGFQSNRDGMLVKEESPRIAGTFIIAAVFGLGLKSVGIPLDVIAMDASNSLGISGINILTSGGTFLFVGCVVLTFIGTAVFAWGVSRIIASGGMNAITNMSLCSFGLVLAGEVVGRLVFYGTYLRIGL, from the coding sequence ATGCTCTTTAATGAATGGAGTCTGGTCATTTTCACCATCCTCGTTCAAACCGCGATTGGCATGTTGCTGGTTTCCGAAGTCGCTCGAATGCTTTCGCCGTCTCTGGCCGAAAAGCAGTTTTCATGGCAGCTCCCAGCGATCAGCCTGGTGACTGGCGTTTCCCTGTTGTGTTCACTTGGACATCTTGGAACCCCCATGCACAGTGTCTATACGATTCTCAATGCTGGCTCCTCCTGGTTGAGCCGGGAAATCCTTGCGACCGGCAGTTTTTTTGTCTCGGTCGTGTTGCTGACAGGTGTTCGGATCAAATCACCAAAAACTCAGGCAAACGGGCTTGCTCTGATTGCCTGCCTTTTGGGATTGGTCACGGTGTTTGTCATGTCCAGAGTGTACATGCTTCAGACTGTTCCGGTCTGGGATAGTGTCTCGACCATGCTGGGCTTTTATGGAACAACACTGGTTCTCGGGGCCATTGCTGGCGGAACGTTATACGGGTTTCAAAGCAATCGGGATGGGATGCTGGTGAAAGAGGAGTCTCCTCGCATCGCCGGGACTTTCATTATTGCTGCCGTTTTTGGCTTGGGATTGAAATCTGTCGGTATCCCGCTTGACGTGATCGCCATGGATGCGTCAAATAGCTTGGGCATTTCCGGAATAAATATATTGACTTCAGGTGGTACTTTCCTGTTCGTGGGGTGTGTTGTCCTGACCTTTATCGGAACAGCCGTGTTCGCATGGGGTGTTTCCAGGATCATCGCCTCGGGTGGGATGAATGCCATTACCAATATGAGCTTGTGTTCCTTTGGTTTGGTCCTTGCCGGTGAGGTTGTTGGTCGGCTTGTGTTTTACGGGACGTATTTGCGTATTGGATTATAA
- a CDS encoding molecular chaperone TorD family protein, translated as MERIDSYYGAAIACAFLGRVFLHEPELEFITEVRDEQFLDQWPMEMSAEGKACLTTLSTCIAGVDAQAMTALREDYTALFVLSDIAVPVWESVWTTKERLLFGDPTFAVREAYAQYGVAAPKLNNEPDDHIGLELDFLARLCAVSADALEAGDTEKAEATIADARAFYQDHFGVWAGKCLVEIRAKASTDYYRSMAGLCQAVTDSLPRILG; from the coding sequence ATGGAAAGAATTGATTCGTATTATGGTGCGGCCATTGCGTGCGCGTTTTTGGGTCGGGTATTTTTGCACGAGCCTGAGTTGGAATTCATCACGGAAGTCCGCGATGAGCAGTTTTTGGATCAATGGCCGATGGAGATGTCTGCCGAAGGCAAGGCGTGCCTGACGACATTGAGTACCTGTATCGCTGGAGTGGATGCGCAGGCAATGACAGCCCTGCGTGAAGACTACACGGCCTTGTTCGTGTTGTCCGATATAGCCGTGCCGGTGTGGGAATCTGTTTGGACGACCAAGGAGCGATTACTTTTCGGCGATCCCACCTTTGCCGTGCGTGAAGCCTATGCCCAGTACGGTGTTGCGGCTCCCAAATTGAATAATGAACCGGATGACCATATTGGTCTGGAATTGGATTTTCTGGCTCGGCTGTGTGCCGTATCTGCCGATGCCTTGGAAGCAGGGGATACGGAAAAGGCCGAGGCAACCATTGCCGATGCCCGGGCATTTTATCAGGATCATTTTGGTGTGTGGGCCGGAAAATGCCTCGTGGAAATCCGGGCCAAGGCCTCCACTGACTACTATCGGTCCATGGCGGGATTGTGCCAGGCCGTGACTGATTCCCTGCCTCGAATCCTGGGCTGA